In one Nocardioides sp. NBC_00368 genomic region, the following are encoded:
- a CDS encoding PLP-dependent cysteine synthase family protein — MRYDNLLASVGGTPLVGLPRLSPSPDVRLWAKLEDRNPTGSIKDRPALRMVEEAEKDGRLRPGCTILEPTSGNTGISLAMAAKLKGYRIVCVMPENTSEERRQLLRMWGAEIVSSPAAGGSNEAVRVAKRLAAEHPDWEMLYQYGNTANALAHEEGTGPELLADLPSITHFVAGLGTTGTLMGVGRYFRAAKPEVRIVAAEPRYGELVYGLRNLDEGFVPELYDASLIDARFSVGPRDAVRRVRELLELEGIFAGISTGAILHAALAQAAKSLKAGEKADIAFVVADGGWKYLSTGAYEGTIDEAEEGLEGQLWA, encoded by the coding sequence ATGCGCTACGACAACCTGCTGGCGTCGGTCGGTGGCACTCCACTGGTGGGCCTGCCCCGCCTCTCGCCCTCGCCCGACGTACGTCTGTGGGCCAAGCTCGAGGACCGGAACCCCACCGGCTCGATCAAGGACCGCCCGGCTCTTCGCATGGTCGAGGAGGCCGAGAAGGACGGCAGGCTCCGCCCGGGCTGCACGATCCTCGAGCCGACCTCCGGCAACACCGGGATCTCGCTGGCCATGGCGGCCAAGCTCAAGGGCTACCGGATCGTGTGCGTGATGCCCGAGAACACGAGTGAGGAGCGGCGGCAGCTGCTGCGGATGTGGGGCGCCGAGATCGTCTCCTCACCTGCCGCCGGCGGTTCCAACGAGGCCGTCCGGGTCGCCAAGCGGCTGGCCGCCGAGCACCCCGACTGGGAGATGCTCTACCAGTACGGCAACACCGCCAACGCGCTCGCGCACGAGGAGGGCACCGGCCCCGAGCTGCTCGCTGACCTCCCCTCGATCACCCACTTCGTCGCCGGACTCGGCACCACCGGCACGCTCATGGGTGTCGGCCGCTACTTCCGCGCCGCCAAGCCGGAGGTACGCATCGTCGCGGCCGAGCCTCGCTACGGCGAGCTCGTCTACGGCCTGCGCAACCTCGACGAGGGCTTCGTCCCCGAGCTCTACGACGCCTCGCTGATCGACGCCCGCTTCTCGGTGGGTCCGCGCGACGCCGTCCGGCGCGTGCGTGAGCTGTTGGAGCTCGAGGGCATCTTCGCCGGCATCTCCACCGGCGCCATCCTCCACGCCGCCCTCGCCCAGGCCGCGAAGTCCCTCAAGGCCGGCGAGAAGGCCGACATCGCCTTCGTCGTCGCCGACGGCGGCTGGAAGTACCTCTCCACCGGGGCGTACGAGGGCACCATCGACGAGGCCGAGGAGGGTCTCGAGGGCCAGCTCTGGGCCTGA
- a CDS encoding MalY/PatB family protein: MTTSPKPAQRTVADPLDVLRTRTSVKWSLYPADVLPMFVAEMDFPLAPEIRAALAETISRSDTGYANALSSGLPDAFGAYATEVWGWAADPSLMRTTTDVSVVIVESLRRLVRPGERVIVNPPVYPPFYDLVEEAGGVVEEVPLLDDGESFSLDLAGIDTALRGGARGVLLCNPHNPVGLVPSREALTELSRIVAKHGGFTLSDEIHAPLVHAGVEFTPYLTVSEEARAHGIAAESASKAFNLAGLKSALFVTAGDVMSRLVAGLPDEVSSRTGHLGIIAARTGFTESRAWLAGTIAAIEHNLSVLESTLAEHLPAARLRRPKASYLAWLDLSELGWGDDPAAVALESARVALHHGPAFGAPGAGHARMNIACAPETITEAVTRLARAAA, encoded by the coding sequence ATGACGACCTCGCCCAAGCCGGCACAGCGCACCGTCGCCGACCCGCTCGACGTCCTCCGCACGCGCACCAGCGTCAAGTGGAGCCTCTACCCAGCAGACGTTCTGCCTATGTTCGTGGCCGAGATGGACTTTCCGCTCGCGCCGGAGATCCGGGCGGCTCTGGCCGAGACGATCTCACGCAGCGACACCGGCTACGCCAACGCGCTTTCGTCCGGTCTACCGGACGCCTTCGGTGCGTACGCCACGGAGGTCTGGGGCTGGGCCGCGGACCCATCGCTCATGCGGACGACCACGGACGTGAGCGTGGTGATCGTGGAGTCGCTGCGGCGGCTGGTGCGCCCAGGCGAGCGGGTGATCGTCAACCCGCCGGTCTACCCACCGTTCTACGACCTGGTCGAGGAGGCCGGCGGAGTAGTCGAAGAGGTGCCGCTGCTCGACGACGGTGAGTCGTTCTCGCTGGATCTGGCGGGGATCGACACGGCGCTGCGCGGCGGTGCGCGCGGGGTGCTGCTCTGCAACCCGCACAATCCCGTCGGCCTGGTGCCCTCGCGCGAGGCGCTCACCGAGCTGTCGCGGATCGTGGCCAAGCATGGCGGGTTCACCCTCAGCGACGAGATCCACGCGCCGCTTGTCCACGCGGGCGTGGAGTTCACGCCGTATCTGACGGTGTCGGAGGAGGCCCGCGCGCATGGGATCGCGGCGGAGTCTGCGAGCAAGGCGTTCAACCTGGCGGGGTTGAAGAGTGCGCTGTTCGTGACCGCCGGGGACGTGATGTCACGCCTGGTCGCCGGGCTGCCGGACGAGGTCTCCTCCCGCACCGGCCACCTCGGCATCATCGCCGCCCGCACCGGCTTCACCGAGAGTCGTGCGTGGCTGGCCGGCACGATCGCCGCGATCGAGCACAACCTGTCCGTCCTGGAGTCAACGCTTGCCGAGCACCTTCCTGCGGCTCGGCTGCGCCGCCCGAAGGCCAGCTATCTCGCCTGGCTCGACCTCTCCGAACTGGGCTGGGGCGACGACCCCGCCGCGGTCGCCCTGGAGAGTGCCAGGGTCGCCCTCCACCACGGCCCCGCCTTCGGCGCCCCCGGCGCCGGACATGCCCGGATGAACATCGCCTGCGCCCCCGAGACGATCACCGAAGCCGTCACGCGCCTCGCCCGCGCGGCTGCCTGA
- a CDS encoding ABC transporter ATP-binding protein, whose product MAPEPAVEVDGLRKVYGTTVAVDDISLTVYEGEIFGILGPNGAGKSTTVESIAGLRTIDKGTISVHGIDPGNQREEITKVLGVQLQEAKLQPKITIQEALELWSAFYADPEPWAPLAERLGLGAHLRQRFENLSGGQQQRLSIALALIGRPRVVVLDELTTGLDPRARREVWDLVRDVRDRGVTVLLVTHSMEEAQTLCDRIAIVDAGRIRALDTPAGLIDSASAATITTFETSVAIDLTALRELDGVTAAHSENGTVTVEGAEGVALAVIEALRTQGVTPLRLRVAAGTLDAAYLDLTETLTDMGALR is encoded by the coding sequence ATGGCACCAGAACCCGCCGTCGAGGTCGACGGCCTGCGCAAGGTCTACGGCACCACGGTCGCCGTCGACGACATCAGTCTCACGGTGTACGAGGGCGAGATCTTCGGCATCCTCGGCCCCAACGGCGCCGGGAAGTCCACGACCGTCGAGTCGATCGCGGGCCTCCGGACGATCGACAAGGGGACGATCAGCGTCCACGGGATCGACCCGGGGAACCAGCGCGAGGAGATCACCAAGGTCCTCGGCGTACAGCTGCAGGAGGCGAAGCTGCAGCCGAAGATCACGATCCAGGAGGCGCTGGAGCTGTGGAGCGCGTTCTACGCCGACCCGGAGCCGTGGGCGCCGCTGGCCGAGCGGCTCGGGCTCGGGGCCCATCTGCGGCAGCGGTTCGAGAACCTCTCCGGCGGCCAGCAGCAGCGACTCTCGATCGCGCTGGCGCTGATCGGCCGGCCGCGGGTCGTCGTGCTCGACGAGCTCACCACCGGCTTGGACCCGCGGGCCCGCCGTGAGGTGTGGGACCTGGTTCGGGACGTACGCGACCGGGGGGTGACCGTCCTGCTCGTGACCCACTCGATGGAGGAGGCCCAGACCCTCTGCGACCGGATCGCCATCGTCGACGCCGGCCGGATCCGGGCGCTGGACACCCCGGCGGGACTCATCGACTCCGCCTCCGCCGCGACCATCACGACCTTCGAGACCTCGGTCGCGATCGACCTGACCGCCCTGCGCGAGCTCGACGGCGTCACCGCCGCGCACAGCGAGAACGGCACCGTCACCGTCGAGGGCGCCGAAGGGGTCGCCCTCGCGGTCATCGAGGCGCTGCGTACGCAGGGGGTGACGCCGCTTCGGCTCCGGGTCGCTGCGGGCACCCTCGACGCCGCCTACCTCGACCTCACCGAGACTCTCACCGACATGGGGGCACTGCGATGA
- a CDS encoding ABC transporter permease: MTSPTVAMVRTETRLFTRERLSLFWILAFPTLLLVVLGVVPAFREYNEDFGNRRLIDLYVPTTVLLSMIMAAIMTMPPTLTGYRESGVLRRLGTTPARPASILLGQVLVHAVAVAASSVIVLVVGRLVFGTPLPGSLLGYAAAYVLALAVSLGIGTAITAVSPNARTGQVVAMVAFIPSMFTAGVYFPVEVFGGTVRDVISLTPYGAASNALNDAGAGAFPQLMDLAVMGGWAIMLYVIAVRAFTWE, translated from the coding sequence ATGACCAGCCCGACCGTCGCCATGGTCCGTACCGAGACCCGGCTCTTCACCCGCGAGCGACTCTCGCTCTTCTGGATCCTCGCATTCCCGACGTTGCTGCTCGTCGTGCTCGGGGTCGTGCCCGCCTTCCGCGAGTACAACGAGGACTTCGGCAACCGGCGGCTGATCGACCTCTACGTGCCGACCACGGTGCTGCTCTCGATGATCATGGCGGCGATCATGACGATGCCGCCGACGCTGACCGGATATCGCGAGAGCGGCGTCCTGCGGCGGCTCGGCACCACGCCGGCCCGGCCGGCCTCGATCCTGCTCGGCCAGGTGCTGGTGCACGCGGTCGCGGTCGCCGCCTCGTCGGTGATCGTGCTCGTGGTCGGCCGGCTGGTGTTCGGGACGCCGCTGCCGGGATCACTCCTCGGGTACGCGGCGGCCTACGTGCTCGCTCTGGCCGTCTCGCTCGGGATCGGGACCGCGATCACGGCGGTCTCCCCCAACGCCAGGACCGGACAGGTGGTGGCGATGGTCGCCTTCATCCCGAGCATGTTCACCGCAGGGGTCTACTTCCCCGTCGAGGTCTTCGGCGGCACCGTCCGTGACGTCATCTCGCTCACTCCCTACGGCGCGGCCTCGAACGCGCTCAACGACGCCGGCGCGGGGGCCTTCCCGCAGCTGATGGACCTCGCGGTGATGGGCGGCTGGGCGATCATGCTCTACGTGATTGCCGTGCGCGCCTTCACGTGGGAGTGA
- a CDS encoding sensor histidine kinase has translation MDSALGHDQRWARNLKVLPLALIVLATAICIATLPVLGPSGLEARMAFGGLVVAVAAWSWWWTFVHGGPHPVGYIGRTLLIAVLTLLHPLFCIVAWVGYLDAFDSFRGRLRWAAMGVTAVIMAVGQTGGPPPYDNPWQAMLLPLLFVVNFGLATLMGRYSMHLDAVSQERADTIVRLENALAENARLQQQLLAQSRQTGVRDERERLAREIHDTIAQSLAGVVAQLQAAQGSADAEDVRRRVARATEMARTALVEARRSVQDLTPAELAGTGLADALSALVESWRDDHGVEASFVVVGDATALHPEVEATLLRIAQEALANVAKHARAQRVGVTLTFDGSEVILDVRDDGVGFDPAAPRRSSAFGLGVMRDRARRLTGTFTLESAPGSGTAVSASIPALSRGPA, from the coding sequence ATGGACTCGGCCCTGGGGCACGATCAGCGCTGGGCGCGCAACCTCAAGGTGCTGCCCCTGGCGCTGATCGTGCTCGCCACGGCCATCTGCATCGCGACGCTGCCGGTGCTGGGACCCAGCGGTCTCGAGGCCCGAATGGCGTTCGGCGGGCTGGTGGTGGCGGTCGCCGCGTGGTCCTGGTGGTGGACCTTCGTCCACGGCGGCCCGCACCCGGTCGGCTATATCGGGCGCACGCTGCTGATCGCCGTCCTCACCCTGCTGCACCCGCTGTTCTGCATCGTCGCGTGGGTCGGCTACCTGGATGCCTTCGACTCGTTCCGCGGCCGCCTGCGCTGGGCGGCGATGGGTGTGACGGCCGTGATCATGGCCGTCGGTCAGACCGGCGGACCGCCGCCCTACGACAACCCCTGGCAGGCGATGTTGCTGCCACTGCTCTTCGTGGTCAACTTCGGGCTGGCGACGCTGATGGGCCGCTACAGCATGCACCTCGACGCCGTCAGCCAGGAGCGGGCCGACACGATCGTCCGGCTGGAGAACGCCCTCGCCGAGAACGCCCGCCTCCAGCAGCAGCTTCTCGCCCAGTCCCGCCAGACCGGCGTACGCGACGAGCGTGAGCGCCTCGCCCGGGAGATCCACGACACCATCGCCCAGTCCCTGGCCGGCGTCGTCGCCCAGCTCCAGGCCGCCCAGGGCTCCGCCGACGCCGAGGACGTACGCCGCCGGGTGGCCCGAGCCACCGAGATGGCCCGCACCGCGCTGGTCGAGGCCCGCCGGTCCGTGCAGGACCTCACCCCGGCGGAGCTGGCCGGCACCGGCCTCGCCGACGCGCTCTCGGCGCTGGTCGAGAGCTGGCGTGACGACCACGGCGTCGAGGCCTCCTTCGTCGTCGTCGGCGACGCCACCGCGCTGCACCCCGAGGTCGAGGCCACGCTGCTGCGGATCGCCCAGGAGGCCCTCGCCAACGTCGCCAAGCACGCCCGCGCGCAACGGGTCGGGGTCACGCTCACGTTCGACGGGTCCGAGGTCATCCTCGACGTGCGCGACGACGGCGTCGGCTTCGATCCCGCCGCCCCGCGCCGTTCGTCCGCGTTCGGGCTCGGCGTGATGCGCGACCGCGCCCGGCGCCTGACCGGCACCTTCACCCTGGAGTCCGCCCCGGGCTCCGGCACCGCCGTCTCCGCCAGCATCCCCGCTCTCTCCCGAGGACCAGCATGA
- a CDS encoding response regulator transcription factor yields MSEPIRIVVADDHPVVRDGVVGVLRAQGFEVVGQAGDGAQALALVEELDPDVLVLDLRMPGTAGVEVIERLRAWESRAGVLVLTTFDTDSDVVAAIEVGATGYLLKDAPTPDLVDAVRRTAAGETVLSPAVATRLASRLRSPGPSAQLSPREREVLTLVARGTTNRAIAATLFVSEATVKTHLGHIFDKLGVTDRAAAVARAYDRGILG; encoded by the coding sequence ATGAGTGAACCGATCCGGATCGTCGTCGCCGACGACCACCCCGTCGTCCGCGACGGGGTGGTCGGGGTGCTCCGAGCGCAGGGCTTCGAGGTGGTCGGCCAGGCCGGGGACGGCGCGCAGGCGCTGGCTCTCGTCGAGGAGCTCGACCCCGACGTGCTCGTCCTCGACCTGCGGATGCCGGGCACCGCCGGGGTCGAGGTGATCGAGCGGCTCCGGGCGTGGGAGTCACGGGCCGGCGTACTGGTCCTGACGACGTTCGACACCGACTCCGACGTGGTCGCCGCGATCGAGGTGGGCGCGACCGGATACCTGCTCAAGGACGCTCCGACGCCGGACCTGGTCGACGCCGTGCGCAGGACCGCGGCCGGTGAGACCGTCCTCTCCCCCGCGGTCGCGACCCGGCTCGCCTCCCGGCTCCGATCACCCGGCCCGTCGGCGCAGCTGAGCCCGCGCGAGCGCGAGGTGCTCACCCTGGTCGCCCGCGGCACCACCAACCGCGCGATCGCCGCCACGCTCTTCGTCAGCGAGGCGACGGTCAAGACCCACCTGGGTCACATCTTCGACAAGCTCGGGGTCACAGACAGAGCAGCCGCGGTCGCACGAGCGTACGACCGCGGCATTCTGGGCTAA
- a CDS encoding MoaD family protein, with protein sequence MAIEVKIPTILRTYTAGEKAVSAEGKTLSALIDDLEANHSGIKERLIDNGDLRRFVNVYINDEDVRFIGGLDAELKDGDQVVVLPAVAGGC encoded by the coding sequence CTCCGCACCTACACCGCCGGTGAGAAGGCAGTCAGCGCCGAGGGCAAGACCCTGAGCGCGCTCATCGACGACCTCGAGGCGAACCACTCCGGCATCAAGGAGCGCCTCATCGACAACGGCGACCTGCGCCGCTTCGTCAACGTCTACATCAACGACGAGGACGTACGCTTCATCGGCGGTCTCGACGCCGAGCTCAAGGACGGCGACCAGGTCGTCGTGCTGCCTGCGGTCGCCGGCGGCTGCTGA